From Acanthopagrus latus isolate v.2019 chromosome 22, fAcaLat1.1, whole genome shotgun sequence, the proteins below share one genomic window:
- the LOC119012913 gene encoding estrogen-related receptor gamma-like isoform X1: protein MFLISPHFPAVNCCNNVLAVRVFDRHLGRMSVRGLDPSCPSTIKREPSSPSPSSQGDVSPAQPSPGSTSSDTNSSYGPPVKGLNHNNGLDSPGLYGHAAGLANNVVTNRRFGEEENPVKCEFMLGTVAKRLCLVCGDVASGYHYGVASCEACKAFFKRTIQGNIEYSCPASNECEITKRRRKSCQACRFVKCLAVGMLREGVRLDRVRGGRQKYKRRIDAENSPYLHPQNALPQKKTFTVGGSVENKVVSLLLVAEPEGIYAMPDPTVPESDIKALTTLCDLADRELVVNIGWAKHIPGFPSLSLADQMSLLQSGWMEILILRVVFRSLGLEDKLVYAEDYVMDEEHSKLAGLLDLNNAILQLVKKYKTMGLEKEEFVVVKAIALANSDSMQIEDSEAVQRLQDVLHGALQDYEVTHHPEDPRRAGKLIMTLPLLRQTAARAVQHFCSIKQDGRVPMHKLFLELLEAKA from the exons ATGTTTTTAATCTCCccacattttccagctgttaaCTGTTGTAACAACGTGCTCGCCGTTAGAGTGTTTGACAG ACATCTCGGCAGGATGTCAGTGAGGGGCTTGGACCCCAGCTGTCCCTCCACTATAAAGCGTGAGCCCTCCAGCCCCAGCCCCAGCTCTCAGGGCGACGTCAGCCCGGCACAGCCCAGCCCCGGAAGCACGTCCTCGGACACAAACTCCAGCTACGGGCCCCCGGTCAAAGGCCTCAATCACAACAATGGGCTGGACTCGCCAGGCCTCTACGGTCACGCAGCGGGGTTGGCCAACAATGTCGTAACGAACAG GAGGTTTGGTGAGGAAGAAAACCCGGTTAAGTGTGAATTCATGCTGGGCACGGTGGCCAAGCGGCTGTGTCTGGTGTGCGGTGACGTGGCCTCAGGCTACCACTATGGCGTGGCATCCTGCGAGGCCTGCAAGGCGTTCTTCAAGAGGACCATCCAGG GTAACATTGAATACAGCTGCCCGGCGTCCAATGAATGTGAAATCaccaagaggaggaggaaatccTGCCAGGCCTGTCGATTCGTGAAATGTCTGGCTGTGGGCATGTTGAGAGAAG GTGTGCGTCTGGACCGGGTTCGAGGTGGCAGACAGAAGTACAAGAGGAGAATAGACGCAGAGAACAGCCCGTATCTGCACCCACAGAATGCCTtgcctcagaaaaaaacat TCACTGTTGGTGGTTCGGTAGAGAACAAGGtggtgtctctgctgctggtggctgaGCCAGAGGGCATCTACGCCATGCCGGACCCAACCGTACCCGAGAGTGACATCAAGGCTCTGACCACGCTGTGCGACCTGGCTGACAGGGAGCTGGTGGTCAACATCGGCTGGGCCAAACACATCCCAG gcttcccctccctctcgctAGCTGACCAGATGAGTCTACTGCAGAGCGGCTGGATGGAGATCTTGATTCTTCGGGTGGTGTTCCGCTCGCTGGGCTTGGAGGACAAGCTGGTGTATGCTGAGGACTACGTCATGGACGAGGAGCATTCGAAGCTGGCCGGGCTGCTCGACCTCAACAACGCCATCCTGCAGCTGGTGAAGAAGTACAAGACCATGGGcctggagaaggaggagttCGTGGTCGTCAAGGCTATTGCGCTCGCTAACTCAG ACTCCATGCAAATTGAGGACTCAGAGGCAGTTCAGAGACTCCAGGACGTCCTCCACGGTGCGCTACAGGACTATGAGGTCACCCACCACCCTGAGGACCCGCGGAGGGCCGGCAAACTGATCATgaccctccctctcctccgtcAGACGGCCGCTCGTGCCGTCCAGCACTTCTGCAGCATTAAACAGGACGGTCGTGTGCCCATGCACAAACTGTTCCTCGAACTGCTCGAGGCCAAAGCCTGA
- the LOC119012913 gene encoding estrogen-related receptor gamma-like isoform X2 gives MDLVDLYLPECFTYHSDTEHLGRMSVRGLDPSCPSTIKREPSSPSPSSQGDVSPAQPSPGSTSSDTNSSYGPPVKGLNHNNGLDSPGLYGHAAGLANNVVTNRRFGEEENPVKCEFMLGTVAKRLCLVCGDVASGYHYGVASCEACKAFFKRTIQGNIEYSCPASNECEITKRRRKSCQACRFVKCLAVGMLREGVRLDRVRGGRQKYKRRIDAENSPYLHPQNALPQKKTFTVGGSVENKVVSLLLVAEPEGIYAMPDPTVPESDIKALTTLCDLADRELVVNIGWAKHIPGFPSLSLADQMSLLQSGWMEILILRVVFRSLGLEDKLVYAEDYVMDEEHSKLAGLLDLNNAILQLVKKYKTMGLEKEEFVVVKAIALANSDSMQIEDSEAVQRLQDVLHGALQDYEVTHHPEDPRRAGKLIMTLPLLRQTAARAVQHFCSIKQDGRVPMHKLFLELLEAKA, from the exons ACATCTCGGCAGGATGTCAGTGAGGGGCTTGGACCCCAGCTGTCCCTCCACTATAAAGCGTGAGCCCTCCAGCCCCAGCCCCAGCTCTCAGGGCGACGTCAGCCCGGCACAGCCCAGCCCCGGAAGCACGTCCTCGGACACAAACTCCAGCTACGGGCCCCCGGTCAAAGGCCTCAATCACAACAATGGGCTGGACTCGCCAGGCCTCTACGGTCACGCAGCGGGGTTGGCCAACAATGTCGTAACGAACAG GAGGTTTGGTGAGGAAGAAAACCCGGTTAAGTGTGAATTCATGCTGGGCACGGTGGCCAAGCGGCTGTGTCTGGTGTGCGGTGACGTGGCCTCAGGCTACCACTATGGCGTGGCATCCTGCGAGGCCTGCAAGGCGTTCTTCAAGAGGACCATCCAGG GTAACATTGAATACAGCTGCCCGGCGTCCAATGAATGTGAAATCaccaagaggaggaggaaatccTGCCAGGCCTGTCGATTCGTGAAATGTCTGGCTGTGGGCATGTTGAGAGAAG GTGTGCGTCTGGACCGGGTTCGAGGTGGCAGACAGAAGTACAAGAGGAGAATAGACGCAGAGAACAGCCCGTATCTGCACCCACAGAATGCCTtgcctcagaaaaaaacat TCACTGTTGGTGGTTCGGTAGAGAACAAGGtggtgtctctgctgctggtggctgaGCCAGAGGGCATCTACGCCATGCCGGACCCAACCGTACCCGAGAGTGACATCAAGGCTCTGACCACGCTGTGCGACCTGGCTGACAGGGAGCTGGTGGTCAACATCGGCTGGGCCAAACACATCCCAG gcttcccctccctctcgctAGCTGACCAGATGAGTCTACTGCAGAGCGGCTGGATGGAGATCTTGATTCTTCGGGTGGTGTTCCGCTCGCTGGGCTTGGAGGACAAGCTGGTGTATGCTGAGGACTACGTCATGGACGAGGAGCATTCGAAGCTGGCCGGGCTGCTCGACCTCAACAACGCCATCCTGCAGCTGGTGAAGAAGTACAAGACCATGGGcctggagaaggaggagttCGTGGTCGTCAAGGCTATTGCGCTCGCTAACTCAG ACTCCATGCAAATTGAGGACTCAGAGGCAGTTCAGAGACTCCAGGACGTCCTCCACGGTGCGCTACAGGACTATGAGGTCACCCACCACCCTGAGGACCCGCGGAGGGCCGGCAAACTGATCATgaccctccctctcctccgtcAGACGGCCGCTCGTGCCGTCCAGCACTTCTGCAGCATTAAACAGGACGGTCGTGTGCCCATGCACAAACTGTTCCTCGAACTGCTCGAGGCCAAAGCCTGA
- the LOC119012913 gene encoding estrogen-related receptor gamma-like isoform X3 — protein MSVRGLDPSCPSTIKREPSSPSPSSQGDVSPAQPSPGSTSSDTNSSYGPPVKGLNHNNGLDSPGLYGHAAGLANNVVTNRRFGEEENPVKCEFMLGTVAKRLCLVCGDVASGYHYGVASCEACKAFFKRTIQGNIEYSCPASNECEITKRRRKSCQACRFVKCLAVGMLREGVRLDRVRGGRQKYKRRIDAENSPYLHPQNALPQKKTFTVGGSVENKVVSLLLVAEPEGIYAMPDPTVPESDIKALTTLCDLADRELVVNIGWAKHIPGFPSLSLADQMSLLQSGWMEILILRVVFRSLGLEDKLVYAEDYVMDEEHSKLAGLLDLNNAILQLVKKYKTMGLEKEEFVVVKAIALANSDSMQIEDSEAVQRLQDVLHGALQDYEVTHHPEDPRRAGKLIMTLPLLRQTAARAVQHFCSIKQDGRVPMHKLFLELLEAKA, from the exons ATGTCAGTGAGGGGCTTGGACCCCAGCTGTCCCTCCACTATAAAGCGTGAGCCCTCCAGCCCCAGCCCCAGCTCTCAGGGCGACGTCAGCCCGGCACAGCCCAGCCCCGGAAGCACGTCCTCGGACACAAACTCCAGCTACGGGCCCCCGGTCAAAGGCCTCAATCACAACAATGGGCTGGACTCGCCAGGCCTCTACGGTCACGCAGCGGGGTTGGCCAACAATGTCGTAACGAACAG GAGGTTTGGTGAGGAAGAAAACCCGGTTAAGTGTGAATTCATGCTGGGCACGGTGGCCAAGCGGCTGTGTCTGGTGTGCGGTGACGTGGCCTCAGGCTACCACTATGGCGTGGCATCCTGCGAGGCCTGCAAGGCGTTCTTCAAGAGGACCATCCAGG GTAACATTGAATACAGCTGCCCGGCGTCCAATGAATGTGAAATCaccaagaggaggaggaaatccTGCCAGGCCTGTCGATTCGTGAAATGTCTGGCTGTGGGCATGTTGAGAGAAG GTGTGCGTCTGGACCGGGTTCGAGGTGGCAGACAGAAGTACAAGAGGAGAATAGACGCAGAGAACAGCCCGTATCTGCACCCACAGAATGCCTtgcctcagaaaaaaacat TCACTGTTGGTGGTTCGGTAGAGAACAAGGtggtgtctctgctgctggtggctgaGCCAGAGGGCATCTACGCCATGCCGGACCCAACCGTACCCGAGAGTGACATCAAGGCTCTGACCACGCTGTGCGACCTGGCTGACAGGGAGCTGGTGGTCAACATCGGCTGGGCCAAACACATCCCAG gcttcccctccctctcgctAGCTGACCAGATGAGTCTACTGCAGAGCGGCTGGATGGAGATCTTGATTCTTCGGGTGGTGTTCCGCTCGCTGGGCTTGGAGGACAAGCTGGTGTATGCTGAGGACTACGTCATGGACGAGGAGCATTCGAAGCTGGCCGGGCTGCTCGACCTCAACAACGCCATCCTGCAGCTGGTGAAGAAGTACAAGACCATGGGcctggagaaggaggagttCGTGGTCGTCAAGGCTATTGCGCTCGCTAACTCAG ACTCCATGCAAATTGAGGACTCAGAGGCAGTTCAGAGACTCCAGGACGTCCTCCACGGTGCGCTACAGGACTATGAGGTCACCCACCACCCTGAGGACCCGCGGAGGGCCGGCAAACTGATCATgaccctccctctcctccgtcAGACGGCCGCTCGTGCCGTCCAGCACTTCTGCAGCATTAAACAGGACGGTCGTGTGCCCATGCACAAACTGTTCCTCGAACTGCTCGAGGCCAAAGCCTGA
- the LOC119012913 gene encoding estrogen-related receptor gamma-like isoform X4, with protein sequence MTRNIEYSCPASNECEITKRRRKSCQACRFVKCLAVGMLREGVRLDRVRGGRQKYKRRIDAENSPYLHPQNALPQKKTFTVGGSVENKVVSLLLVAEPEGIYAMPDPTVPESDIKALTTLCDLADRELVVNIGWAKHIPGFPSLSLADQMSLLQSGWMEILILRVVFRSLGLEDKLVYAEDYVMDEEHSKLAGLLDLNNAILQLVKKYKTMGLEKEEFVVVKAIALANSDSMQIEDSEAVQRLQDVLHGALQDYEVTHHPEDPRRAGKLIMTLPLLRQTAARAVQHFCSIKQDGRVPMHKLFLELLEAKA encoded by the exons ATGACCC GTAACATTGAATACAGCTGCCCGGCGTCCAATGAATGTGAAATCaccaagaggaggaggaaatccTGCCAGGCCTGTCGATTCGTGAAATGTCTGGCTGTGGGCATGTTGAGAGAAG GTGTGCGTCTGGACCGGGTTCGAGGTGGCAGACAGAAGTACAAGAGGAGAATAGACGCAGAGAACAGCCCGTATCTGCACCCACAGAATGCCTtgcctcagaaaaaaacat TCACTGTTGGTGGTTCGGTAGAGAACAAGGtggtgtctctgctgctggtggctgaGCCAGAGGGCATCTACGCCATGCCGGACCCAACCGTACCCGAGAGTGACATCAAGGCTCTGACCACGCTGTGCGACCTGGCTGACAGGGAGCTGGTGGTCAACATCGGCTGGGCCAAACACATCCCAG gcttcccctccctctcgctAGCTGACCAGATGAGTCTACTGCAGAGCGGCTGGATGGAGATCTTGATTCTTCGGGTGGTGTTCCGCTCGCTGGGCTTGGAGGACAAGCTGGTGTATGCTGAGGACTACGTCATGGACGAGGAGCATTCGAAGCTGGCCGGGCTGCTCGACCTCAACAACGCCATCCTGCAGCTGGTGAAGAAGTACAAGACCATGGGcctggagaaggaggagttCGTGGTCGTCAAGGCTATTGCGCTCGCTAACTCAG ACTCCATGCAAATTGAGGACTCAGAGGCAGTTCAGAGACTCCAGGACGTCCTCCACGGTGCGCTACAGGACTATGAGGTCACCCACCACCCTGAGGACCCGCGGAGGGCCGGCAAACTGATCATgaccctccctctcctccgtcAGACGGCCGCTCGTGCCGTCCAGCACTTCTGCAGCATTAAACAGGACGGTCGTGTGCCCATGCACAAACTGTTCCTCGAACTGCTCGAGGCCAAAGCCTGA
- the LOC119012913 gene encoding estrogen-related receptor gamma-like isoform X5 has protein sequence MPDPTVPESDIKALTTLCDLADRELVVNIGWAKHIPGFPSLSLADQMSLLQSGWMEILILRVVFRSLGLEDKLVYAEDYVMDEEHSKLAGLLDLNNAILQLVKKYKTMGLEKEEFVVVKAIALANSDSMQIEDSEAVQRLQDVLHGALQDYEVTHHPEDPRRAGKLIMTLPLLRQTAARAVQHFCSIKQDGRVPMHKLFLELLEAKA, from the exons ATGCCGGACCCAACCGTACCCGAGAGTGACATCAAGGCTCTGACCACGCTGTGCGACCTGGCTGACAGGGAGCTGGTGGTCAACATCGGCTGGGCCAAACACATCCCAG gcttcccctccctctcgctAGCTGACCAGATGAGTCTACTGCAGAGCGGCTGGATGGAGATCTTGATTCTTCGGGTGGTGTTCCGCTCGCTGGGCTTGGAGGACAAGCTGGTGTATGCTGAGGACTACGTCATGGACGAGGAGCATTCGAAGCTGGCCGGGCTGCTCGACCTCAACAACGCCATCCTGCAGCTGGTGAAGAAGTACAAGACCATGGGcctggagaaggaggagttCGTGGTCGTCAAGGCTATTGCGCTCGCTAACTCAG ACTCCATGCAAATTGAGGACTCAGAGGCAGTTCAGAGACTCCAGGACGTCCTCCACGGTGCGCTACAGGACTATGAGGTCACCCACCACCCTGAGGACCCGCGGAGGGCCGGCAAACTGATCATgaccctccctctcctccgtcAGACGGCCGCTCGTGCCGTCCAGCACTTCTGCAGCATTAAACAGGACGGTCGTGTGCCCATGCACAAACTGTTCCTCGAACTGCTCGAGGCCAAAGCCTGA